The window AGCCAGCTTTTTCACCAGGTTCAACACCTCGACCTGATGCCCCAGATCCAGCATGCTGGTCGGCTCATCCAGCAACAGCAGCGGGGTTTCCTGCGCCAAGGCCATGGCCAGCCAACAACGCTGTCGTTGCCCACCGGAAAGTGCTTCCAGCGGACGTTGCGCCAGTTCCAGCACGCCGGTGGCCTGCATCACTGCTCGTACCGCTCGTTCATCATCTGTCGACCACTGCCGGAACCAGCCCTGATGCGGATGGCGGCCATGACGAATCAAGCTGCTGACCGTCATTCCCTCAGGGGCCTGCGGTGATTGGGGCAACAATGCCAAGTGCTGTGCGGCCTGTTTGGGCCGCAACTGCCACACATCCTGGCCATCAATCTGCACACTCCCCTGACTGGGTTTGTGCAGCCGTGCAATGCAACGCAGCAAGGTGGATTTGCCACAGCCGTTGGGGCCCACGATCACTGCCACCTCACCTGCCAGCACCTGCAGCGAAACCTGGTGCAGCACTTGCCGCTGCTGATGATGGGCACACAATCCTTGAATGGTCAGGCGACTCATGCCACACCCTCTTTA of the Chitinivorax sp. B genome contains:
- a CDS encoding ABC transporter ATP-binding protein; protein product: MSRLTIQGLCAHHQQRQVLHQVSLQVLAGEVAVIVGPNGCGKSTLLRCIARLHKPSQGSVQIDGQDVWQLRPKQAAQHLALLPQSPQAPEGMTVSSLIRHGRHPHQGWFRQWSTDDERAVRAVMQATGVLELAQRPLEALSGGQRQRCWLAMALAQETPLLLLDEPTSMLDLGHQVEVLNLVKKLAADGRSIIIVLHDLIAAARHADRLIAMRDGRIVAAGNPRDIVTPMLVKQLYDVEADVLTAPSDGAPVVVPVSSRMQSGLGLASSMVADVCK